One Sulfolobus sp. S-194 DNA segment encodes these proteins:
- a CDS encoding aspartyl protease family protein, producing MGLIYIDGIVKNERGESEKVRFLIDSGAYYTVLKKEIWQKLGLKEISRVSLILADGTAIERGVSEAIIELPPYGERHSPVILGESEDENLLGVVTLEIFGLVLDPLKREIRQGRIIMK from the coding sequence ATGGGCTTAATTTACATTGATGGGATAGTGAAAAATGAACGAGGAGAAAGTGAGAAAGTAAGGTTCTTAATTGACTCCGGTGCTTATTATACCGTTTTAAAGAAAGAAATATGGCAAAAATTGGGCTTAAAGGAAATTTCTCGCGTATCGTTAATCTTAGCTGATGGGACAGCCATAGAGAGGGGAGTTTCTGAAGCCATAATAGAATTGCCACCTTACGGTGAAAGGCACTCACCAGTAATCCTAGGTGAGAGTGAAGACGAGAATCTATTAGGCGTAGTAACTCTCGAAATATTCGGATTAGTTTTAGATCCTTTAAAGAGGGAGATAAGACAAGGTAGGATAATAATGAAATAA
- a CDS encoding transposase, with the protein MKSEKKLDIARSEFIKSFNSLVGILRMNGLSRKVSLGLTLMALIGGRASIRNTSITFGLNYANLLKALEDLENTWRDYLETLRKVIVGPVVVIIDDTFDHKPYSRIEGIASKHGNYFAWCSTHKRFEPGIQVLTIALYDLATGKSHLVGAFPYATRKMWESGMVSEFKTKIEMAAEIIETLKGLFPVCRVVFDSWYWSEKLVGGGVVSELKSNRRLLRVRPLEGTLGVEGHPHVGDLPPGSYLADLTLGDQVITIKLLILVYKDNRLNLYTTDLNLRDEEIERTWKIRWEIEKLHRDVKALGMQDSSFLKRRRLQGYLLLFVMVVNTVRDLISSLNLRSVEEFLRFVEIRLGGALGLMKIFKLR; encoded by the coding sequence GTGAAGTCCGAGAAAAAGCTCGACATTGCGAGGAGTGAGTTCATCAAGTCCTTCAATTCCTTAGTCGGAATACTGAGAATGAACGGGTTAAGCAGGAAAGTATCACTAGGTTTAACACTCATGGCCTTGATAGGAGGGAGGGCAAGCATCAGAAACACATCCATCACATTCGGATTAAACTACGCCAACCTACTAAAAGCACTAGAGGACTTAGAGAACACATGGAGAGACTACCTCGAGACGTTAAGAAAAGTGATAGTTGGGCCCGTGGTAGTAATAATTGATGATACCTTCGACCACAAACCCTATTCCAGAATAGAGGGCATAGCAAGCAAGCATGGTAACTACTTCGCATGGTGCTCCACACACAAGAGATTCGAACCAGGCATACAAGTCCTCACAATAGCCTTATACGACTTAGCCACGGGAAAAAGCCACTTAGTCGGCGCATTCCCCTACGCAACAAGAAAGATGTGGGAGAGCGGGATGGTGAGTGAATTCAAGACCAAGATCGAGATGGCTGCGGAAATTATCGAGACCCTCAAAGGACTATTCCCCGTATGTAGGGTTGTTTTCGACTCTTGGTATTGGTCTGAGAAGTTGGTGGGGGGTGGTGTGGTTTCTGAGTTGAAGTCTAATAGGAGGCTTCTAAGGGTTAGGCCTTTGGAGGGGACGTTGGGGGTGGAGGGGCACCCCCACGTCGGAGATCTCCCTCCTGGGTCTTACTTGGCTGATTTGACCCTAGGAGACCAAGTTATTACTATAAAGTTGTTAATACTGGTATATAAAGATAATAGGCTGAACTTGTACACTACTGACCTTAACTTGAGGGATGAGGAGATAGAGAGGACTTGGAAGATCAGGTGGGAGATAGAGAAGTTGCATAGGGACGTGAAGGCCTTGGGTATGCAAGATTCCTCTTTCCTCAAGAGAAGGAGGCTTCAAGGTTATCTACTCCTCTTCGTGATGGTGGTTAACACGGTTAGGGATTTGATTAGTTCCCTTAACTTGAGGAGTGTGGAGGAGTTTCTCCGGTTCGTTGAAATTCGTTTAGGGGGTGCTCTTGGTTTGATGAAAATCTTTAAGCTGCGTTAA
- a CDS encoding DUF4322 domain-containing protein — protein sequence MYKSRKNYFPSETSREEVKKTLVTAALAKDSVENKAKEFSISPQTVRNYVKEQPQIIEQILNVIKNNQLAKRKKKSKHINRLDINNNGKPEEGLSGSEKGHA from the coding sequence GTGTACAAATCGAGGAAAAATTATTTTCCATCAGAAACTTCAAGGGAAGAAGTCAAGAAAACACTTGTAACAGCAGCACTAGCAAAAGATTCCGTGGAAAACAAGGCAAAAGAGTTTAGCATATCACCACAAACAGTAAGAAACTACGTGAAAGAACAACCACAAATAATAGAACAAATACTAAACGTGATCAAAAACAATCAATTAGCTAAGCGGAAGAAAAAGAGTAAACATATCAATAGACTGGACATCAATAACAATGGAAAACCAGAAGAAGGACTAAGCGGATCAGAAAAAGGCCACGCGTAG